The window CTGGTAAAGGACGTGGACGGGCTGTACACTGAGAACCCGCGCGAGAACGCGAACGCGTCGTTCATCGACTCCATCGGGGCGAAGGAATTGAAGCGCAGGGCGCTGAAGAGCCTGCCGTTCGACGAGGTGCTCCCCGACCTGCTGCTGAACGCGCGGCTGGTGCGCCAGTTCCAGGTGGTGAACGGGCGCGATCCCGACCGCATCGCCGCCGCCGTGCGGGGCGAGCATGCCGGAACCATCGTCTACGCCGACTGACCTCGCCGTCCGCGCGGACGGGGTGGCGAAGGCGTACGGCGGCGGCGTGCGCGCGCTCGACGGCGTCTCCTTCTCCGTCCGCGGTGGCGAGCTGGTGGCGCTGGTCGGTGCGAACGGGTCGGGAAAGAGCACGCTGCTGAAGGTCCTTTTCGGCATCGCGCAGCCGGACGCGGGCGCGGTGGAGGTGCTGGGGATGCACCCCCGGCGCGACCGGGCGCGGCTGCGCGGGGCCGCCGGCTACGCGGGGCAGGAGGCGGCGCTCGACCCGGAGATGACGGGGTGGGAGACGCTGCGGCTCTTCCACGCGCTCGCCGCGCTCCCCGGCCGGGATCGGGAGCGGCGATTGGCGGAGACGGTGGAGGAGCACGGCCTGGCGCCCTTCTGCGGCCGGCGGATCGGCACGTGGTCGGGCGGGCAGCGGCAGCGGCTGCACCTCGCGCTGGCCGCCCTGCATGCGCCGCGGCTGATGCTGCTGGACGAGCCGACCGCCAGCCTGGACCCCGACGGCCGCCGCGATCTCTGGCGTCGCCTCGGCGATTGGCGCCACGCCGGGCGGACGACGCTGGTCGCCACGCACGACCTGGTGGACGTGGCCGCGCGGTGCGACCGCGTCCTCGTCCTTCACGCCGGCCGGGTGATCGCGGACGACGCGCCCGCCGCGCTGGTGGCGGCGCACGCGAAGGCGCGGGCCACGGTGATGCTCGCCCATCCCCCGCGCGAGCAGGCGGAGTCGCTGCGGATGGTGCTGGAGGCGCTCCCCGGCTCGCCCGAGGTGGCGATCGACGGGGCGGCGGTGACGCTCTGGCGCGACCGCCACCCCGACGGCGGCGAGCCGGCGCTGGACGTCCTGGCCGCTCATGGGTTCGCGTACCGCGGCTTCGAGCGCGCGGACGCGGACCTGGCCGGCGCGTACTTCCGCCTGACGGGGAGCCGCCCACCCGAGCCCGCGCGCGCGGGCGCGGGGCGGGGACGCGGACGGGGGAGGCGCGGATGAGCGCGGCGCTGCGGGTGGTCGGCGAGACGGCGCGGCGGAGCTGGCTGAAGTCGCTGCGGCGGCCGGTGCCGCTGACCTTCAGCTTCGTGCAGCCGCTGTTCTGGATTCTGATCTTCGGCTTCCTCTTCCACCGCTTCGCGCTGGGCGGCGAG of the Longimicrobium sp. genome contains:
- a CDS encoding ABC transporter ATP-binding protein → MPEPSSTPTDLAVRADGVAKAYGGGVRALDGVSFSVRGGELVALVGANGSGKSTLLKVLFGIAQPDAGAVEVLGMHPRRDRARLRGAAGYAGQEAALDPEMTGWETLRLFHALAALPGRDRERRLAETVEEHGLAPFCGRRIGTWSGGQRQRLHLALAALHAPRLMLLDEPTASLDPDGRRDLWRRLGDWRHAGRTTLVATHDLVDVAARCDRVLVLHAGRVIADDAPAALVAAHAKARATVMLAHPPREQAESLRMVLEALPGSPEVAIDGAAVTLWRDRHPDGGEPALDVLAAHGFAYRGFERADADLAGAYFRLTGSRPPEPARAGAGRGRGRGRRG